From the genome of Phoenix dactylifera cultivar Barhee BC4 chromosome 17, palm_55x_up_171113_PBpolish2nd_filt_p, whole genome shotgun sequence:
TATTAGCAACTGCTAATAGAGAATTATTATATCCAAAAAACAGAGTTAATGGAGAAGCGCTTTTTATAAATAGTTACAACATTTCCTAAGTTGTAGGTCCTGGTATGCTGCTATTGGTTATGACTGATTTTCCTGAATGTTCTTTTTTCTCCATTCTAATTTTTGCAGTTGCGAAGAGCGTATTCAGAAGATTCAAACTATAAAGATGATGGAGGGCATCTTCATATGTGCAGCTCCTCACTGTCTGAAGTCCTTTCTGAAGCAACCAGAATTCGATTCACATATCCATGATTCCCATGCTGACCTTCTCCAACCAAATGCAGAGAGGGAAGGTGGGAATGGAGCAGATGCAAGAACTTCTTCGACGGACCTGCATAAGCAATCTATGCTGCAAGAGCTATCCACTGCTCGTGCTCCACCAAGGTCCGGCTTCTCACCCAGTTCGAATTCTCAGCTCCAGGATCGTGAAGAAAGAACTCGTCGACACCAGTCCAGAGATCAACCAATGCTGAAGCCACCACTACAGCCAAAGCCGCCATTGTTTCACAGCCGCCAACAGCACCAACCAGGTGATCCACAGCCAGACAACAACCCGCCTCAAGGCTCTGACAGGCCCCAGAACTGGATTCATCAACCCCAAAGCTTTGATAACCAGAGTGGTCCTTATCAGCGACGAGACTCCGACCAATTGCCTCCAGACAAACTAGCAGGGGTTCCCATGGAATTTTCATTCTCCAATTACTCACCTCTGCAATTGCAACAACCCCCTCAACCACCAAACTATCCAATACCTGGGAGCACCAACCAGGCCTCAATGCCACCACCATCATTTAACTACCCTTTCCCTGCTGATGGATCTCAGCAGTTCTACAGTGCTCCTTTTGAAATGCCACGACCAGAAATGATGCCAGTGAGTGGGTCAGAACAAGGGTCAGTTTTGGGATTTCCTCCAGTTCCAGCAGGTTTAGCAAGTTTTGCAGGCAGTTTTCCTCGTCCATGGGGCATGGGGCTTGTTGGCATGCCTTCATTAATGGTGGGTCAAGGAGTACCTGAAGGTTACATGAATGCAACAGATAACCAGGGGAGGATTTCAGAAGGTTTCCCGCCGAATCATCCTCAATTTGGTAAGGAATCAGAACTCCAGGGTGCTTCAGCTGCTCATAATGATGGCAAGGGTGTGTTGGCGGCACAACCGCCACCTCTGCAATTGCCATTGCCACCTCCACCGCCACCTCCACTGCTGCTGCCTATTTCAAATCAGCTGAGTGCAGGAAATTTCTCCAGTTTTGCCAATGTAAATCAAGAGGGCCGCAACTATGGGTGGCAGAATGACAGCCGTGGGTTTGGAAATGGTCCAGAGTAGTCTCGGTTGAACGTTGCTTTCATAGTATTGCCATGTGCTGCATTTTTGTGAACGTTATTGCTATTTTGCTCATATTCTGTAGATCGTTATGCAGTTATAAGTGCTTCTTCTGAATGgttctttgttcatttgaaggTCCTCCTATGTAATTCTTCTGATTGGCTCTTACCTTGTTTCAGCCATATCGGATGCTTTGAACattattaaacaaaaaaagagagaaacttTGCTGTTTTAGTCGTTGCTCTGATTGATATTCTTTAGCAGTGAAAAGTACTTTGGTCATGCTCGAGAGTGGCTGGAACTATTCTTCTAGATGTTGATGTTTTAGTTGACTGTCTAATTCAGAAATCAGGCAAATCTCTGAAagttgtttatttttgacttgaAAAGGAGATTTAAGCTTATCATGTCATTGCATTTATAGGGTTTTGGATTCAAATGTTTGAAGTGATCATTTTTACAGGAAAATTTTTGAAGTAGCCTATGCAAGCTCCCAATGATGGGAATCTACTTCGTTTCTATATGTACAACTCAATATGGAGACGTGCAGGCGAAGGCCATCTACACTTAGCTATGCGTCTTGCCCACCTTAATTCGTGGGTCTCGTGTGTGCTATGAGATGCATGGTTCGCATGAATTGAGGACATCATGGTAGTTGATCTAGTCACTggtgaattaggcaagaaagcCGTGTATTTCAGACCCAGAgcttttagggctcgtttggttcgcagaaaaagaaggggggaaagtgtggtcaacggaaaagtaatgagatgcctcttgtttggttggagttttcaaaggagaaagatgggaaagttgtattttcatgagaatatgattcccatgaaagtctttcccatgagaaacatggaaaatttactttcccatgaggcggaaatcactccatttttattttttttcaaaaaggttcttcaacattaaagaagcattaaagaggcattaaagatctaatttttattaagggcataataggaattatacataacttttccaggaaagtggatggccaaccaaacataagcactttggaaatttgtcactttctcatggtcaaccaaacatgccaaaagtactttcctaagcATTCTCCTCCTAGAAATTTGTttttcaggaatcatattcctagaaggaaaaaatgcttcccgcgaaccaaacgagcccttaaatCTTTTTCTCATCACCGTCTTACGAAAGCTTAAATACTTCATCATGGGCTCCGGTGTGCTAGGGACCTACATCTAGGCTTCAATCTTTTCGGATTTGATCCACTCGGCTCCATTAACTGCTCGGAGAACGCACTAGGTTTTGTTGTGTTCTCGGAGCTCCCTTTTGGCGGTGATCCGAAGAATTTGAAATAGCCTCTTCCCGTCGGCCGCTGCTTCTTTTATCAGAAGTGCAGACCCGCCTCGAGTGAAGTTGCGGTCGCGAATAagggctagggttagggttctgATCGAGAGATGAGGGTTAATAAGCAGAAGCGGCACCACAAAGTGGTGCGGTTTTTCTCGGCCTGCTTCAGTTTCCGAGAGCCCCTCAAGGTCCTCTGCGATGGCACCTTCGTCCGCCGCCGCCACCTCCACTGCCTCATCCCCGCCGAAGACGCCCTCTCCCGCCAAGAGGTTTATTGGGATTAGAAATTAAAATAAGGATTTATTTAAAATTGACAGCCAAAGAGGTATCTCGTCATGATTCAATCTTGGGGCAAGTGGCCAGGTGTATGTCCCTGAATTTATATCTCACTGGTTCACAAGATAACTTGGTTGTCATATGAGTTGTCAACCCAATACAGGCTGACCTAATCTGGCTCAAGCTTCAAATTAATTTGAGTTGCTAGAGTGCTTCTAGAGTAATTTTAGTgccaaattgagttcattagcataTTCTTTGGATATTGATTTGACATTTAGAAAAACATGTCAATGTTCATGTTAACACTGAAAGAAGAGGATGAAATAGGAGATTGAGGAGAATAAAAAGATAGAAGAAGGAAGGTTCATCTATAACATGTGGATGCACCTAGGTCAGCCTAGGTATGCGATGATACCGATGGtatcctgggagcccccacctcctTATTTTATCAGGGTAAATTTCGACGGCAGCATATCGGATGGCAATAACAGAGGTGGCATGGGTTTTATGATCAGAGACAAAAACTCCAGATTGATTATGGCCGGAGGTTGGCGTACATTCGATGAATCCATTCTTGTGGCAGAGCTGCACGCGGCATAGAAGGGTCTCGTCTGTGCTAGAGGGCATTTGGGTGCTCGGCGGATACTCTTAGAGGACGAAAAAGAGTATGTGATGTTGTTTGTGTAGAATGGCCAGGCAGGTGCCGCGAAAAAGAGAGaggatcagaaaaagaaagagaacccATGAGGACAAGGTTGGAGAACAGTTTATTGCTTTCGAGGCATTTGCTGGCAACGGGCATGAAACTTTTCAGCTGTTGAATAGACCTTGAAAAGTTTGGTGCGAAGATTTGAGGCCTTTTTAAAGGTTGTGTTTTTGCGTTGGTGAATGCGGCTTCTATCAGGAATTTTGGATCCAAGTTGCATGGGTATATTTTCTTGAAGAACactggaaaataaaattgtcATCTGGGATGTTACCAAACATTTATTTTCTAtgcctgttttctttctaccgTCAAAAAGAGGCATACAACTATACCTGCAATTGTTTCTGATATCGATGCTTTCAAACAGGAAAGATGGATTCGAATGGAGTCAGAAGAATTTCTTAAGCACATGGATTTATGGGAAGCCTCCAATAAATAAGGCCTGCTTTCGCCATTCTATCCATTCATTCGTATCGATGAAGGATCCAAACGTGCAACACCATTAAATTACCAGACCGGCACCTCAAACCCCCACGGCCTTTGCATTGCTACCAAAACTAGCATTTTAGCACTCATTATTTGACCAACAGAAAGGGGATTTCCTATGATCCCcttgtattattattattattgtgagGATAACGTTTGGTTCTCTTGGTTTCGGTTTCTTCCGATGGATTAGAAAAACAACGATCAACATGCAAATCAGTTTTGACCTAAAACAATTCCAGTAGGCAGCAAGCAGAACAGCATCGTAATCTTGGGGGATGCAGCTGCAGCATACACTAATATAGATTAGATATCATCATTTTTAGCTCAGCACGAGGCCTCAAAAGTTCTGCTTACGAGTATCAATAAAACATTTCCCACTGCCTGTAACCGATACAAGGAAAAAGCACCGTGAACATGAAGTTGCTCCCGTCCCTTCTCACCCAAACATTGGATGGGTCAGCCTCCAATACCAAGTAAACAAAAAACACACTTTATAGGACCAACTGTGTTATGTAACAAAAAATGATACAAGCCTCAAGCAACCAACTGTTATAAAGGGGCAGCAAGGGCTCTCCGTATCAAGATTAGCTGTTCACATGTTCTGGGGAAGTCTGAGCTTGTTCTGTTGCTGCCAAATATAGATAGCTCTTCAGCAACGCCCCTGTTCACCATTTGCTTCAGCTTCTGGAGCTACAAAGAGCTTGGTGCTCAATTAGTAAGTGTACGAACATAAATAAAACAGGAAACACATCTGTTGTTACTGCTGGGCTTCAGCACCCTGATGCCCTAAAAAGCTCCTGAGAAGCAGCCTGAACTTTTAGCTTTACAACATTGGTGGGTTGAAAGAGCTAAAGAATGACAATCACCTAACTATGCATGTGTATACAAATCTGTCAGTCAGTCAGTCACAGCACTTCCTGAAGAGCAAGGTTGAGCTCCTGTGCAGCCTTGGCAGTAGACCCTCCTCTTCTGTTTAaccgaagaaaaaaaaggaatcacATGACAGAAATACTGAATATTGCCTAGTGTAAGTGACCAGGTTTTCCAAAAGATACTGAGAAGCAACTCTTGCCGTAGCATCTCaagtcaaatagttgatctaTGCTACAGATACAAATTCTTGAATCAGTTCATCCCCTGACATGACAGGCTAGTGGTTCTTCATGACAACAGACCTGGTCAAATCTTTAAGTTCCTATAGTAGCAGGGGTAAACTCACCTTGTGAGAGTAGAAAGACTGTGCTTGGCCTTTTCCAGCTCAATGAAGCATAAGTTGCACCGCTCCCGCCTGGCATGAACAGAATGAAAGGGATGGAGGAATAAAATGAACCAGCACCTTGCcaaccggaaaaaaaaaaagacatataAGTGTTGTCAAATGAAAACAAACCTCTGCTCTGCTTGAAGGTCCACGCCAACGGATGGAGCAGCTGATAAAGTTGAATGGATCACAAGGCCGAAGGTTCTGACAAGCTTCAGCAGAATCTCCAATGAAATGCCTAAATGCCTAAAACCATATGGTGTCAGTGTGCAATAGCAACGGGCATTCAAGTTACAGCCAGAAATAAATAATGCAGCAAGTTGATTGGATTAACCCATTTCCAGTACAAAGTGCACCTAAAAATGACCTGGTCCATCTGAACCAAAATCATTTGGATCAGGCTCTAATCGCAAATATGGCCTGTTTCAGATATATTGATATGCATCATATGGATGATCAGCACTTGAATTGACACAAAACTAATAGAATATAAGAAGATACTCCTCAAATTTGAGAAGCTAAATTTTACCATTAGTAATGAGTTCAATCAAGTTAAATCATCTATTGGTGTCATTAACGATAGCTTAGATGTGACTGTTAATTGATCTTATGCAGCGTATGTTGTTGATAATGACTACATGATATTTGCCACTTTTTTGTATGTGAATTTCTTGTTAAAGCTAAGACAACATATACATGTTTCTTGTGGTCTGTTTTGGGTTATAACTGATCCAATTTAACTTGACAAAACCAAAGGATCAATAACGTAGATATAACAATTACTTCAATTAAaacccaaattgaattggacCAGGCTTGGAAATGAAGAACTGAATCAATATTAACAGCTAAAGCTATACTTGCAAATCAGTCTTGAGATCCCGTGTGATAAACTGATGATTTGAAATATCCAGTGTGGCCCCTGACAATATTTATGATTTTTGTACTAGTCCTTTTTGCcatttttttgtaaaaataaaaaaatggttaCATAAACTTTATTTGAGGTCTAGAAACCATCAAGAAGTTACGGAGAGATCTCATTAACCATGCGAATGgatagaaaataacaaaaataatgaaaaaggaATAGGTAGGGCATACTCATCGGAACATTCGATTGAAGTGCAGAAGTACTGACAAGTAGCTTATAATCAATTAGGCCTTTGCAAGAGAAATTTGGCCATGATACTTAGAAGGATGAAATATTAGGGAAAGTTAAACTTCAGATTTTCAACCTCTAACAATGACCAGTATCTTCTGAAACaacaagaaggagaagaggaagaagaacagatGGACAGAGGTAGACAATACAAGGAACAAAAAGAAACTATAGCAGAAGAAAACAATTCAAATGCCACGGGTTCACTTGTTGACTGAAAAAAAATGTCTCATATTTAAGTGAGAATGAATCAAGGGAACTGACCAAAATGAGACAGCTATTATCCAGCCAAAAATTTTGGCTTTGCAAGGGGTTGCTGAAGAACTGGGGCCACTTAAGACCAACTTGAGCCACTACTAGCATCTAAGTAACCTACAAGTGACTAAAGGAAAATACATGCAAGGAATGCTAGGTGCAAGCCTATCATGCTTGCACCAAATGATGATAGAGGCGGGATAAGAAAAATTTACCTTATATAGGCCTGATCATGCCAGATCTATTGAAAATTTAGATTTTCTCAGCCCAAGCCTGGCCCATTGCATCACAATTATGCAAGAAGCAAGATAATCACTATAAGGAACATGTTGAACGTACCTATCCATTTTACTCTCTAGAAGGCTAGTGAGGACTGGTAGGAGACAAGTGAATATATCCAGAGTTATGTTATCACTTCTTTCTGTCCAAATGCTTACTACATCAGCAGAGACCTGCATTGTAGGACTATCAAGGTAACATCCAGCTCCTTGTAAACTAACACTCATAAAG
Proteins encoded in this window:
- the LOC103716379 gene encoding E3 ubiquitin-protein ligase HAKAI homolog — its product is MLQIRLNKGSAGDSGGAAAKPPPAAETVTVACAEHLVLADLPVAKSIGAITSSGSTSVRSVGRRSRRHLGERVHFCVRCDLPIAIYGRLIPCEHAFCLTCARNDASCYLCEERIQKIQTIKMMEGIFICAAPHCLKSFLKQPEFDSHIHDSHADLLQPNAEREGGNGADARTSSTDLHKQSMLQELSTARAPPRSGFSPSSNSQLQDREERTRRHQSRDQPMLKPPLQPKPPLFHSRQQHQPGDPQPDNNPPQGSDRPQNWIHQPQSFDNQSGPYQRRDSDQLPPDKLAGVPMEFSFSNYSPLQLQQPPQPPNYPIPGSTNQASMPPPSFNYPFPADGSQQFYSAPFEMPRPEMMPVSGSEQGSVLGFPPVPAGLASFAGSFPRPWGMGLVGMPSLMVGQGVPEGYMNATDNQGRISEGFPPNHPQFGKESELQGASAAHNDGKGVLAAQPPPLQLPLPPPPPPPLLLPISNQLSAGNFSSFANVNQEGRNYGWQNDSRGFGNGPE